The following are from one region of the Paenibacillus sabinae T27 genome:
- a CDS encoding MFS transporter: MATWEGVPSTIFQVLLQGQFLTGFLLYLGATSGQIGFVIALTTLVNVAQIGVAFLIQRLPSRKWALVTFVSIHRVLWAATGLVPFLFPRPFWVSAFIILYALAFIANTAGAVLWSSVIGDLVPPRVRGRYFGIRNTLLNALGSLVVYGGGVVLDRYPGAQGFLILYIVVWIFSTANIIVFFFYPDVPFEKSEERKFVPMFKKPLHDGLFMKSTLFLSLWLLLQNVTVPLYSYVMLQLLHINYQTLSLLNVAQTVFMMASFYFWGNLNARYSNKRLLFWTLPIIAVSSLLWGLLSVLPLFPVLFAAHIVFGVGVGGFNQLAFNFIIGDTPKKERPMYMAMYAALTGLASFIGPVIGGKVYEWIDGWPHGFQVYGMQLIVGGLMIALIALLGRRILKDV; encoded by the coding sequence ATGGCCACATGGGAAGGCGTCCCCTCGACTATCTTCCAGGTGCTGCTTCAGGGGCAGTTTCTGACCGGTTTCCTGCTGTATTTGGGCGCTACTTCCGGACAAATCGGTTTTGTGATTGCGCTTACGACACTTGTGAATGTCGCACAGATCGGCGTCGCCTTTCTGATCCAGAGGCTGCCCAGCCGCAAGTGGGCGCTCGTCACCTTTGTTTCCATTCACCGGGTGCTGTGGGCCGCTACCGGGCTCGTTCCGTTCCTTTTTCCCCGTCCCTTTTGGGTCAGCGCTTTCATTATTTTGTATGCCCTTGCATTTATAGCAAATACCGCCGGCGCCGTACTGTGGAGCTCGGTTATCGGGGATTTGGTCCCGCCGCGCGTACGGGGACGCTACTTCGGAATCCGCAATACCCTGCTGAACGCCTTGGGAAGCCTTGTCGTCTATGGGGGCGGCGTCGTCCTGGACCGCTACCCGGGAGCGCAGGGATTTCTGATTCTGTATATCGTAGTGTGGATATTTTCCACGGCGAATATTATAGTATTCTTCTTCTATCCGGACGTGCCCTTTGAGAAATCGGAGGAAAGAAAGTTTGTGCCGATGTTTAAGAAACCGCTTCACGATGGACTGTTTATGAAATCGACGCTGTTTCTCTCGCTGTGGCTGCTGCTGCAAAATGTGACCGTGCCGCTGTATTCCTATGTCATGCTGCAACTGCTGCACATCAACTATCAGACGCTTTCGCTTCTCAACGTGGCCCAGACCGTGTTCATGATGGCGAGCTTCTATTTCTGGGGGAATCTGAACGCGCGGTACAGCAACAAACGGCTGCTCTTCTGGACGCTTCCGATCATCGCAGTTTCCTCGCTGCTGTGGGGGCTGCTGTCCGTGCTTCCCTTGTTTCCGGTGCTGTTCGCCGCGCATATCGTGTTCGGAGTGGGAGTCGGCGGTTTTAACCAGCTGGCCTTCAACTTCATTATCGGAGATACGCCAAAAAAAGAGCGTCCGATGTACATGGCCATGTACGCGGCACTAACCGGGCTGGCCTCATTCATTGGACCGGTGATTGGCGGCAAGGTGTACGAATGGATTGACGGCTGGCCGCACGGGTTCCAGGTGTACGGAATGCAGCTTATCGTAGGAGGGCTGATGATCGCGCTGATCGCGCTGCTCGGGCGCCGTATCCTGAAGGATGTTTGA
- a CDS encoding oxidoreductase: MNKTAMVLGATGLVGKAVVEELLRENWKEVRVLVRRPLALRHDRLKQTVADWERLERYGDLFEGADAVFCCLGTTIRKAGSQQNFERVDLEYPLTAAKLARKAGVRQFLAVSSMGANPHSRQFYSRTKGRMEEALSGLGFPGLHLFRPSLLLGEREEFRLLERSAAWLMTRLDGLMVGRAAKYRAIKGETVARAMVHIAAADPKGLHIYPNDVIQVLGKDFAAEAPPAWEDEKGLQ; this comes from the coding sequence ATGAACAAAACGGCAATGGTGCTTGGAGCCACCGGACTCGTTGGGAAGGCGGTCGTGGAGGAGCTCTTGCGTGAAAACTGGAAGGAAGTGCGGGTGCTCGTCCGCAGACCGCTTGCACTCCGGCACGACAGGCTCAAGCAGACGGTAGCCGACTGGGAGCGGCTGGAGCGTTACGGCGATCTGTTCGAAGGAGCGGACGCCGTATTCTGCTGTCTCGGGACGACGATCAGGAAAGCCGGATCGCAGCAAAATTTCGAGCGAGTCGATCTGGAATACCCGCTAACGGCGGCCAAGCTTGCAAGGAAAGCCGGTGTGAGACAATTTCTAGCGGTATCGTCCATGGGGGCGAATCCGCATTCGCGCCAATTTTACAGCCGGACCAAAGGCCGGATGGAGGAGGCTCTAAGCGGCTTAGGCTTTCCGGGGCTGCATCTGTTCCGCCCGTCCCTGCTGCTGGGGGAGAGGGAGGAGTTCAGATTGTTGGAGCGCTCCGCCGCCTGGCTTATGACCCGGCTGGATGGTCTTATGGTCGGCAGGGCGGCCAAATACCGTGCCATCAAAGGGGAGACTGTTGCCCGGGCCATGGTCCATATCGCGGCGGCTGATCCGAAAGGGCTGCATATATACCCGAACGACGTTATTCAGGTGCTTGGAAAAGACTTTGCTGCCGAGGCCCCTCCGGCTTGGGAGGATGAGAAAGGTTTGCAATAA
- a CDS encoding RidA family protein translates to MSKKQVATSKAPGAIGPYSQAIIAGNWVYTSGQLGLNPETGELAGDVQAQARQSLANVQAILEEAGTSLDHVVKTTVFLKDMNDFTAVNEVYSSFFSEPYPARSAVEVARLPKDGLVEIEVVARRK, encoded by the coding sequence ATGAGCAAAAAGCAGGTAGCCACGTCAAAAGCACCGGGGGCCATCGGTCCGTACAGCCAGGCGATTATCGCCGGAAATTGGGTATACACCTCGGGCCAACTGGGGCTGAATCCGGAAACGGGCGAGCTGGCGGGAGATGTACAAGCCCAGGCGCGCCAGTCGCTGGCGAACGTACAGGCCATTCTGGAAGAGGCCGGAACCTCGCTGGACCATGTAGTGAAGACGACGGTGTTCCTTAAGGACATGAACGATTTCACGGCCGTGAACGAGGTGTACAGCAGCTTCTTCAGCGAGCCTTATCCGGCGCGCAGCGCAGTTGAGGTTGCCCGTCTGCCCAAAGACGGACTCGTGGAGATTGAAGTTGTAGCTCGCAGAAAATAA
- a CDS encoding TetR/AcrR family transcriptional regulator, whose amino-acid sequence MNRSDHIMNVANRLILEKGYSAFSYADVAAEIGIQKASIHYHFPSKANLVQNVVSRYRQEVRGNLAKLDSMTGDPRVKLEQYLSYWESCLQSKAIDMCLCALLASEIPILPEEVIGEIRGHFRDLTDWLARLMKDAAEEDRFAGESEAAAIEETAHAILACVHGGMLASRTFNDAGQFGKVKNRLLGLITEKAVTV is encoded by the coding sequence ATGAACCGATCCGATCATATTATGAACGTTGCTAATCGTCTGATTCTGGAGAAAGGGTATAGTGCTTTCAGCTATGCGGATGTCGCTGCCGAAATCGGTATCCAGAAGGCAAGCATTCACTACCACTTTCCGTCCAAAGCCAACCTGGTGCAAAATGTGGTGAGCAGGTACCGGCAGGAAGTGCGGGGGAATCTGGCCAAGCTGGACTCCATGACGGGCGATCCCCGGGTGAAGCTTGAGCAGTATTTGTCGTACTGGGAGTCATGCCTGCAGAGCAAGGCGATCGACATGTGCCTGTGCGCGCTGCTTGCCTCCGAGATTCCGATTCTGCCTGAAGAAGTCATCGGCGAGATTCGCGGGCATTTCCGCGATTTAACGGACTGGCTGGCCCGGCTGATGAAGGATGCGGCTGAAGAGGACCGGTTCGCGGGGGAAAGCGAAGCCGCCGCCATCGAGGAAACGGCCCATGCCATTCTGGCCTGTGTGCACGGCGGGATGCTCGCTTCCAGGACATTTAACGATGCCGGGCAGTTCGGCAAGGTGAAGAATCGTCTGCTGGGATTGATTACGGAGAAGGCCGTCACAGTGTAA
- a CDS encoding alpha/beta hydrolase — protein MKKPTIVFIHGAFVTRASFEPLMGYFKDRGFEVLAPAWPFHDQPVAKLRERSEAGLGKLGLEDLTEYYANFIKALPEKPIIIGHSFGGLLTQLMMDRGLGLAGIAINSGGAKGVVSAAYPTTARSIFGILSKPWRKTFMMSLKEFKYAFVNTLGKAEQERAYREHVVPETTRIFFQGAVAPFASNSPFKVDFNNGRRGPLLMIAGEVDRIVPASLVRKNYSLYNQRSGAVTDYKEFQGRSHWIIAQPGWEEVADFIDLWLKKQLPAYEG, from the coding sequence ATGAAAAAACCGACGATTGTATTTATTCACGGAGCTTTTGTTACACGGGCGAGCTTCGAGCCGCTGATGGGGTATTTCAAGGACAGAGGGTTTGAAGTTTTGGCGCCGGCCTGGCCTTTCCACGATCAGCCCGTTGCCAAGCTGCGGGAACGTTCCGAAGCCGGCCTTGGCAAGCTTGGACTTGAGGACCTGACGGAATACTATGCCAATTTTATCAAGGCGCTGCCGGAAAAACCGATCATCATCGGCCATTCCTTCGGCGGACTGCTGACGCAGCTGATGATGGACCGCGGGCTGGGTTTGGCGGGAATCGCTATTAATTCCGGGGGCGCCAAAGGCGTGGTGTCGGCTGCCTATCCGACTACGGCGCGTTCCATCTTCGGTATTTTGTCGAAGCCTTGGCGCAAAACCTTTATGATGTCGCTCAAGGAGTTTAAGTACGCCTTTGTCAACACGCTGGGCAAAGCTGAACAGGAGCGGGCTTACCGGGAGCATGTCGTCCCGGAGACGACCCGCATCTTCTTCCAGGGAGCCGTCGCCCCATTTGCTTCGAACAGCCCGTTCAAAGTGGACTTTAACAACGGCCGCCGCGGGCCGCTGCTGATGATTGCCGGGGAGGTCGACCGGATTGTGCCCGCCAGCCTGGTGCGCAAGAATTACAGCTTATACAATCAGCGGTCCGGAGCCGTGACGGATTACAAGGAATTTCAAGGACGCAGCCACTGGATTATCGCGCAGCCGGGCTGGGAAGAGGTGGCGGATTTCATCGACCTTTGGTTGAAGAAACAGCTGCCGGCCTATGAAGGGTAA
- a CDS encoding DEAD/DEAH box helicase — protein MTKHLYAMWLGDVLFCFSGETSEPKVDAWTRVVKRLELGGGQRPFAGAALRLAEVRYPAARAEGRASRRPMAGRMLEGLALSPKDAFELLLAWDETLCERQGIAPGGEMGYWAAAARFALELLATGGIAPGAVLPRPAGSRRRGGEQAAETCWIPVFREPGQREAFLQFSASMPALALSSSTPQGSEPASREEAGAAVLYSFLQAVINAEVKGVVAGMEQELAPYKANYRRGRSPLTELWWNSLLTGSRDIPVQGTPAEVTELLEAVNAPAAGNIPSFGATEEQSGQFGLGLRLEPPKEDEEIWRLSFWAEGREESGFWLPAEMIWSSRDREFTLWGKRYRGIQEQLLAALGRAAEWSPDISQALASPAPTGVSLEPEQLYVFLKETVQKLTARGITVQLPSRWSKEGRRRIGMRLKMQLPELPAGPQALALGMEALVSFKIEASLGDSSVSAEELGALLAAGVPFVKFRGEWIEVDPKEIRQVLRYMKRHQSGEMSTSDWMRLEAEAGEERLWKGMPVTGMETTGLLASLLRGDAAQSPPELPVPGELKGTLRPYQERGYQWLSVMSELGFGVCLADDMGLGKTIQVIASLLRRRHSGAKPGVVKAITAAGQGVGPKASGGRAGHGLRQWTAADSDPVLILCPTSLLGNWQRELRRFSPTLGVYIHHGSRRVRGAAFREQAVSHDIVLTTYHLAGRDSEDLASVSWSTVVLDEAQYIKNYRTKQAQSVMRLAAPHRIAMTGTPVENRLGELWSIFHFLNPGYLGTFHSFRERYGTGEGMERLRELHRLVSPFLLRRLKSDPDISKDLPEKLELKSYCALTEHQALLYQGVVNEMLDTIGESTGMARRGLVLSSLTKLKQICDHPQLFLKEEGRASRNDQSGKMEAMFEVLDSISELGESALIFTQYVAMGELLVNRLAKRYGKTPLFLHGGVSKRDRDEMVRSFQEGEGTAFFVLSLKAGGVGLNLTRANHVLHYDRWWNPAVENQATDRAFRIGQLKNVQVHKLICQGTLEERIDELIERKKNLSEQVVGSGENWLTEMSDRELKELIELQNQDWM, from the coding sequence ATGACAAAGCATCTGTATGCAATGTGGCTGGGGGATGTTTTATTTTGCTTCTCCGGTGAGACTTCGGAACCCAAAGTAGATGCCTGGACTCGTGTGGTCAAGCGGCTGGAGCTGGGCGGGGGGCAGCGGCCGTTCGCGGGAGCCGCGCTTCGCTTGGCTGAAGTAAGGTACCCTGCGGCCAGAGCCGAAGGCAGAGCGTCCCGCCGGCCGATGGCCGGACGAATGCTCGAAGGGCTTGCTCTGTCGCCGAAAGACGCGTTCGAGCTGCTGCTCGCCTGGGACGAGACGCTATGCGAGCGGCAGGGCATCGCTCCCGGAGGGGAGATGGGCTACTGGGCGGCGGCGGCGCGCTTTGCGCTGGAGCTGCTGGCTACAGGCGGCATCGCTCCGGGAGCTGTGCTTCCCCGGCCGGCGGGCTCGCGGCGGCGCGGTGGGGAACAGGCGGCGGAAACGTGCTGGATTCCCGTCTTCAGAGAGCCGGGTCAGCGGGAAGCCTTTTTGCAGTTCTCCGCCTCCATGCCGGCGCTGGCGCTCAGCTCGTCAACCCCGCAGGGGAGCGAACCGGCCTCACGGGAAGAAGCGGGGGCGGCGGTGCTGTACTCCTTCCTTCAAGCGGTAATCAACGCGGAAGTCAAAGGGGTCGTGGCCGGAATGGAGCAGGAGCTTGCCCCATACAAGGCCAACTACCGGCGGGGCCGGTCGCCATTGACGGAGCTGTGGTGGAACAGCCTGCTTACGGGCAGCCGCGACATTCCGGTTCAGGGCACGCCCGCCGAGGTCACGGAGCTGCTCGAGGCGGTTAACGCCCCGGCAGCCGGCAATATTCCCAGCTTCGGAGCGACGGAGGAGCAGAGCGGCCAGTTCGGCCTCGGACTAAGGCTCGAGCCGCCGAAAGAGGATGAAGAGATATGGCGGCTGTCTTTCTGGGCCGAGGGGCGGGAAGAGAGCGGATTCTGGCTGCCGGCGGAGATGATCTGGAGCAGCAGAGACCGGGAGTTTACGCTCTGGGGCAAACGCTACAGGGGGATTCAGGAGCAGCTCCTTGCGGCGCTGGGCCGGGCGGCCGAATGGTCGCCGGACATCTCGCAGGCGCTTGCGTCTCCTGCCCCGACCGGCGTGAGCCTTGAGCCGGAGCAGCTGTATGTATTCCTTAAGGAGACGGTGCAGAAGCTGACCGCCCGGGGAATCACTGTCCAGCTGCCTTCGCGCTGGAGCAAGGAGGGACGCCGCCGGATCGGCATGAGGCTGAAAATGCAGCTGCCGGAACTTCCGGCCGGACCGCAGGCGCTTGCACTCGGCATGGAAGCGCTGGTGTCCTTCAAGATCGAAGCTTCCCTCGGCGACAGTTCCGTCAGCGCGGAGGAGCTGGGGGCGCTGCTGGCCGCCGGGGTTCCTTTTGTAAAGTTCCGGGGAGAATGGATCGAGGTAGACCCTAAGGAAATCCGCCAGGTCCTCCGGTATATGAAACGCCATCAGAGCGGCGAAATGTCCACTTCGGACTGGATGCGCCTTGAAGCCGAGGCGGGAGAGGAACGGCTGTGGAAGGGAATGCCTGTAACCGGCATGGAAACGACCGGCCTGCTGGCCTCTCTGCTGCGCGGGGATGCCGCGCAGAGTCCGCCTGAGCTGCCGGTTCCCGGGGAACTGAAGGGAACGCTGCGTCCTTACCAGGAACGGGGCTACCAATGGCTGAGCGTTATGAGCGAGCTCGGCTTCGGCGTCTGCCTCGCCGACGATATGGGCCTTGGCAAGACGATCCAGGTCATCGCGAGTCTGCTCAGACGCAGGCACTCGGGGGCAAAGCCCGGAGTGGTCAAGGCGATAACCGCCGCGGGACAAGGCGTCGGGCCGAAGGCGAGCGGCGGCCGGGCGGGCCACGGCCTGCGCCAATGGACGGCCGCAGACAGCGATCCGGTGCTAATCCTGTGTCCGACCTCGCTGCTCGGCAACTGGCAGCGGGAGCTGCGGCGGTTCTCGCCAACGCTTGGCGTCTACATCCATCACGGAAGTCGCCGGGTACGCGGCGCGGCCTTCCGGGAGCAGGCGGTCAGCCATGATATCGTGCTGACCACGTACCATTTGGCCGGCAGGGACAGCGAGGACCTTGCCTCGGTGTCCTGGTCGACCGTGGTGCTGGACGAAGCCCAGTACATCAAGAATTACCGGACCAAGCAGGCGCAAAGCGTCATGCGGCTCGCCGCCCCCCACCGGATCGCCATGACCGGAACGCCGGTGGAGAACAGGCTGGGCGAGCTGTGGTCGATTTTTCATTTTCTGAACCCGGGATATCTCGGCACTTTTCATTCCTTCCGCGAGCGTTACGGGACTGGTGAAGGGATGGAACGGCTGCGGGAGCTGCACCGGCTTGTGTCGCCTTTTTTGCTGCGCAGACTCAAGAGCGACCCCGACATATCCAAGGATCTGCCGGAGAAGCTGGAGCTGAAATCGTACTGCGCGCTGACGGAGCACCAGGCGCTATTGTACCAGGGCGTCGTCAACGAAATGCTGGATACGATCGGGGAGAGCACGGGGATGGCCCGGCGGGGACTGGTGCTGTCTTCCTTGACCAAGCTGAAGCAAATCTGCGACCATCCCCAGCTTTTTCTCAAGGAAGAAGGCCGGGCCAGCCGAAACGATCAGTCCGGCAAAATGGAGGCCATGTTCGAGGTGCTGGACAGCATTTCAGAGCTTGGGGAGTCGGCGCTTATTTTTACCCAGTACGTGGCGATGGGCGAGCTGCTGGTGAACAGATTGGCCAAGCGCTACGGCAAGACGCCGCTGTTCCTGCACGGAGGGGTGTCGAAGCGGGACCGCGACGAAATGGTGCGTTCTTTCCAGGAAGGGGAGGGAACGGCATTCTTCGTTCTGTCGCTTAAGGCGGGCGGAGTAGGGCTGAATCTGACCCGTGCCAATCACGTCTTGCATTACGACCGCTGGTGGAATCCTGCAGTGGAGAATCAGGCGACGGACCGGGCCTTCCGGATCGGGCAGCTGAAGAACGTGCAGGTTCATAAGCTGATCTGCCAGGGAACGCTGGAGGAGAGAATCGACGAATTGATCGAGCGGAAAAAGAATCTCTCCGAGCAGGTGGTCGGCTCCGGCGAGAACTGGCTGACCGAGATGTCGGATCGCGAGCTGAAGGAATTGATCGAGCTGCAGAATCAGGACTGGATGTAG